A genomic stretch from Pseudomonas mendocina includes:
- the thiC gene encoding phosphomethylpyrimidine synthase ThiC, giving the protein MSLQQSKNLSESAQVDQQSIQPFPRSQKVYVQGSRPDIRVPMREISLDVTPTDFGGEINAPVLVYDTSGPYTDPSVSIDVRKGLADVRSGWIEDRGDTEKLPGLTSEFGQRRLNDAELTAMRFAHVRNPRRAKAGQNVTQMHYARKGIITAEMEYVAIRENMKLQEAREAGLLTEQHAGHSFGASIPKEITPEFVREEVARGRAIIPANINHTELEPMIIGRNFLVKINGNIGNSALGSSIEEEVAKLTWGIRWGSDTVMDLSTGKHIHETREWIIRNSPVPIGTVPIYQALEKVGGIAEDLTWELFRDTLIEQSEQGVDYFTIHAGVLLRYVPLTAKRVTGIVSRGGSIMAKWCLAHHKENFLYTHFDDICEIMKAYDVSFSLGDGLRPGSIADANDAAQFGELETLGELTKIAWKHDVQTMIEGPGHVPMQLIKENMDKQLECCDEAPFYTLGPLTTDIAPGYDHITSGIGAAMIGWFGCAMLCYVTPKEHLGLPNKDDVKTGIITYKIAAHAADLAKGHPGAQIRDNALSKARFEFRWEDQFNLGLDPDTARAYHDETLPKDSAKVAHFCSMCGPKFCSMKITQEVRDYAANQRIDAVDVDVEKGLAEQAERFKHEGSQLYHKV; this is encoded by the coding sequence ATGAGCCTGCAACAATCAAAAAATCTGAGCGAAAGCGCCCAGGTCGATCAACAATCCATTCAACCGTTTCCGCGTTCGCAGAAAGTGTATGTGCAGGGCTCGCGTCCTGATATTCGTGTGCCAATGCGCGAGATTTCCCTGGATGTGACACCCACCGACTTCGGCGGTGAAATCAATGCCCCGGTGTTGGTGTATGACACCTCAGGTCCGTACACCGACCCGAGCGTCAGCATTGATGTGCGCAAGGGGCTGGCTGATGTACGCAGCGGCTGGATCGAAGACCGTGGCGACACCGAAAAACTGCCAGGCTTGACCTCTGAGTTTGGCCAGCGTCGCCTCAATGATGCCGAGCTGACCGCCATGCGCTTTGCCCATGTGCGTAACCCGCGCCGGGCCAAGGCTGGGCAGAATGTCACGCAGATGCATTACGCACGTAAAGGCATCATCACCGCTGAGATGGAATACGTGGCCATCCGCGAGAACATGAAGTTGCAGGAGGCCCGTGAAGCAGGGCTGCTCACTGAGCAGCATGCCGGGCACAGCTTTGGCGCGTCGATTCCCAAGGAAATCACCCCTGAGTTCGTGCGCGAAGAAGTCGCCCGCGGCCGCGCCATCATTCCGGCTAACATCAACCACACCGAGCTGGAACCGATGATCATCGGCCGTAACTTCCTGGTGAAGATCAACGGCAATATTGGCAACTCAGCACTGGGTTCCAGCATTGAAGAAGAAGTCGCCAAGCTGACTTGGGGGATTCGTTGGGGCTCGGACACGGTGATGGACCTGTCCACGGGTAAGCACATCCACGAAACTCGCGAGTGGATCATCCGTAACTCGCCGGTCCCTATCGGCACCGTACCGATTTATCAGGCCTTGGAAAAAGTTGGTGGTATCGCTGAGGACCTGACCTGGGAGTTGTTCCGTGACACCCTCATCGAACAATCCGAGCAGGGTGTGGACTACTTCACTATCCATGCCGGGGTCTTGCTGCGTTATGTACCGCTGACCGCCAAACGTGTGACCGGTATCGTCAGCCGTGGCGGTTCGATCATGGCCAAGTGGTGCTTGGCGCACCATAAAGAGAACTTCCTCTACACCCATTTCGACGACATCTGCGAAATCATGAAGGCCTACGATGTGTCCTTCTCCTTGGGCGACGGCTTGCGCCCCGGCTCGATTGCCGATGCCAACGATGCTGCGCAGTTTGGCGAGTTGGAAACGCTCGGGGAACTGACCAAGATCGCTTGGAAACATGATGTGCAAACCATGATCGAAGGCCCCGGCCACGTGCCGATGCAGCTGATCAAGGAGAACATGGACAAGCAGCTGGAGTGCTGTGACGAGGCGCCGTTCTACACCCTTGGCCCGCTTACCACCGATATTGCGCCGGGTTATGACCACATCACGTCAGGAATCGGCGCGGCCATGATCGGTTGGTTCGGGTGCGCAATGCTGTGCTATGTCACGCCGAAGGAGCACCTAGGCCTGCCCAATAAAGATGATGTGAAGACCGGCATCATCACCTACAAGATCGCGGCTCACGCTGCTGATCTGGCTAAAGGTCATCCTGGCGCGCAGATTCGCGACAACGCCCTGAGTAAGGCGCGTTTTGAATTCCGCTGGGAAGATCAGTTCAATCTGGGCCTTGATCCGGACACAGCGCGGGCGTATCACGATGAAACGCTGCCCAAGGATTCAGCCAAGGTCGCGCATTTCTGCTCCATGTGCGGGCCGAAATTCTGCTCGATGAAAATCACCCAAGAAGTGCGTGATTACGCGGCGAACCAGCGTATCGATGCAGTTGATGTCGATGTAGAGAAGGGCTTGGCTGAGCAGGCTGAACGCTTCAAACACGAGGGCAGCCAGCTGTATCACAAGGTGTGA
- a CDS encoding NUDIX domain-containing protein → MTAKSTPRIVEQLSRETCFKGFYRVDRLRLRHEQFAGGMGPELSRELFVRHDAVCVLPYDPVSDTVVLIEQFRVGAFDKSQNPWLLELVAGLIDKDEQPEEVARREAVEEANLTLTDLHPITQYYPSPGGSDERVYLYVGRCDSAGAGGEFGLAEEGEDIRVHVWSVAEALAAVNDGRIDNAAGIIALQWLALNRDALRSRWS, encoded by the coding sequence ATGACGGCTAAATCCACTCCGCGCATTGTAGAGCAGCTGAGTCGGGAAACCTGTTTCAAAGGGTTCTACCGGGTTGATCGGCTGCGTTTACGCCACGAACAATTTGCCGGTGGCATGGGCCCGGAGTTAAGTCGTGAACTGTTCGTACGGCATGATGCCGTATGCGTACTGCCTTATGACCCTGTGAGTGACACGGTTGTATTGATTGAGCAGTTCCGCGTCGGTGCGTTCGATAAAAGCCAGAACCCGTGGTTGTTGGAGCTGGTGGCCGGGCTGATTGATAAAGACGAACAGCCGGAAGAAGTGGCGCGCCGCGAAGCGGTTGAAGAAGCCAATCTAACCCTGACCGATTTACACCCCATTACTCAGTATTACCCGTCGCCGGGTGGCTCCGATGAGCGGGTCTATCTGTATGTAGGTCGTTGCGACAGCGCCGGTGCAGGTGGCGAATTCGGTCTGGCGGAAGAGGGCGAGGACATCCGCGTGCACGTCTGGAGCGTGGCAGAGGCACTGGCTGCGGTTAATGACGGCAGAATTGATAACGCAGCAGGTATCATTGCCCTGCAATGGCTGGCACTCAATCGTGATGCGTTGCGGAGTCGCTGGTCATGA
- a CDS encoding TIGR02281 family clan AA aspartic protease, which yields MTTQVPGKRAGRVMLVLAWGAALLLATRFFADWEEQRRNPNANPESVTRGGYVEVVLASGRQGHYMAGGKINGEPVTFLLDTGATQVAVPVDLAQRLGLEPGAQIVINTANGRANAHRTRLKQLQLGDIVLKDVPALIAPGMQGDDVLLGMSALKQLEFTQRDGNLLLRQSITQQPTLQ from the coding sequence TTGACCACCCAGGTTCCCGGCAAGCGGGCAGGGCGAGTGATGCTGGTGCTGGCCTGGGGGGCCGCGCTGTTATTGGCAACCCGTTTCTTTGCTGACTGGGAAGAACAACGCCGTAACCCAAATGCCAATCCTGAGTCGGTAACGCGTGGGGGCTACGTCGAGGTCGTGCTGGCCAGTGGACGCCAAGGCCATTACATGGCGGGCGGTAAAATCAATGGTGAGCCAGTGACCTTTCTGCTGGACACTGGCGCCACGCAGGTGGCTGTGCCGGTAGACCTAGCTCAGCGCTTGGGGCTGGAGCCCGGCGCGCAAATTGTGATCAACACTGCGAATGGGCGTGCGAATGCCCATCGCACCCGCCTCAAGCAGTTACAGCTGGGCGATATTGTCCTGAAGGATGTCCCGGCGTTGATTGCGCCAGGCATGCAAGGGGATGACGTATTACTGGGCATGAGCGCCCTTAAACAGCTCGAATTTACCCAGCGTGACGGCAATTTGCTGTTGCGCCAGTCGATTACGCAACAACCTACTTTGCAATGA
- a CDS encoding DUF1249 domain-containing protein: MTLVRERYRVDLIELQAACEANYARLMRLLPAMRESTEVRRVALSQGDYAYGVLSLKVLETCPYTSTVEVCQEYSLDWLPASKMEVRVYHDARMAEVISAQNARRFRGIYPYPNAAMHHPDEKTQLNVFLGEWLSHCLNCGHELTQVR; this comes from the coding sequence ATGACCCTGGTTCGTGAGCGCTACCGAGTCGACCTTATCGAGCTGCAGGCTGCTTGCGAGGCCAACTATGCCCGGCTGATGCGCCTGCTGCCTGCAATGCGAGAAAGCACGGAGGTGCGTCGGGTGGCGCTGAGCCAGGGCGATTATGCCTACGGTGTATTGAGCCTTAAGGTACTGGAAACCTGTCCTTATACCTCTACGGTAGAAGTGTGTCAGGAATACAGCCTGGACTGGCTGCCAGCGTCGAAAATGGAAGTGCGCGTTTACCACGATGCGCGCATGGCTGAGGTCATCAGCGCGCAGAATGCGCGGCGTTTTCGGGGGATCTATCCCTACCCGAATGCAGCCATGCACCACCCCGATGAGAAAACCCAGCTGAATGTGTTCCTCGGTGAGTGGCTGAGTCACTGCCTGAACTGTGGGCACGAGCTAACCCAGGTTCGCTGA
- the cpdA gene encoding 3',5'-cyclic-AMP phosphodiesterase codes for MLDVSTQTSAVDNSVLVVQLSDSHLFADATGRLMGMDTQSSLQQVVAQVLQEQSQVDLVLGTGDLSQDGSVESYQWFRQLTAAISAPARWLPGNHDELAPMQAACEGTDLLRPVVDVGNWRVTLLDSSVPGAVPGYLGDTQLAVLERALSEAPDRYHLVCLHHHPVAIGSEWMEPIGLRNPEALFRVLDRFSQVRALLWGHVHQVFDQHRRSVRLLASPSTCVQFAPGSDDFQVDSTAPGYRWLRLFDDGRLETGVSRLSGFAFEIDESAGGY; via the coding sequence TTGTTGGACGTGTCGACTCAAACATCTGCCGTTGATAATTCAGTTCTTGTAGTTCAGTTGTCCGACAGTCATCTGTTTGCAGATGCAACGGGGCGTCTGATGGGCATGGATACTCAGAGCAGCCTGCAGCAGGTGGTGGCGCAGGTGCTTCAGGAGCAGTCTCAGGTCGACTTGGTGCTGGGTACGGGGGATCTGTCTCAAGACGGCAGCGTCGAGTCCTATCAGTGGTTCCGTCAATTAACGGCGGCCATTTCCGCACCGGCGCGCTGGTTGCCCGGTAATCATGATGAGTTGGCCCCTATGCAGGCTGCCTGCGAAGGGACTGACCTGCTGCGGCCTGTGGTAGATGTGGGCAACTGGCGCGTTACGTTGCTCGACTCCTCTGTGCCAGGAGCAGTGCCGGGTTATCTCGGTGATACGCAACTGGCCGTGCTGGAGCGTGCACTGAGTGAGGCACCTGACCGTTATCATCTGGTTTGTCTGCACCATCATCCGGTCGCTATCGGCAGTGAGTGGATGGAGCCCATTGGGCTGCGTAATCCAGAGGCCCTATTTAGGGTGCTGGATCGTTTCAGCCAGGTTCGCGCTTTGCTGTGGGGGCATGTTCATCAGGTATTTGATCAGCACCGCCGGTCGGTTCGCCTGCTGGCATCGCCTTCGACATGCGTTCAGTTTGCGCCGGGAAGTGATGATTTTCAGGTCGATAGCACAGCTCCGGGGTATCGCTGGTTGCGTCTGTTCGATGACGGACGACTTGAAACCGGAGTTTCCCGCTTGAGTGGCTTCGCTTTCGAGATCGACGAGAGCGCTGGCGGATACTGA
- a CDS encoding TolC family outer membrane protein, giving the protein MLRRLSLAFAVAAATSNLVWAEQAPLPTKASLISVYQEAAANNADLAAARADYKARSEGVPQARAGLLPNISAGAELGSTRTSVDSPSVTSNRNGVVYQANLSQPLFRIDRWFQLQAAEAVNEQAALELSATEQNLILQSADAYFSVLRAQDNLASTKAEEAAFKRQLDQANERFDVGLSDKTDVLESQAGYDTARANRIIAQRQVEDAFQALVTLTNREYSGLEGIVHSLPILAPTPNDAKAWVDTAAAQNLNLLASNYAVDAAQETLRQRKSGHAPTLDAVASYRKGDNDNMGFTNSGAPAAPPYSGDVEQSSIGVQLNIPLYSGGLTSSQVRESYQRLDQTEQLRESLRRQVVQNTRNLHRAVNTDVETVQARKQSIISNQSALEATEIGYQVGTRNIVDVLDAQRQLYSAVRNYNNARYDYILNNLRLKQAAGTLSPDDLKALEQYLKSDYNPDKDFLPPDLAKAAEAQLRGKAPY; this is encoded by the coding sequence ATGTTGCGCAGACTCTCACTGGCCTTTGCCGTCGCCGCTGCTACCAGCAACTTGGTCTGGGCAGAGCAAGCTCCACTGCCTACCAAAGCCAGTCTGATTTCTGTCTATCAGGAAGCTGCTGCCAACAACGCTGATCTGGCCGCCGCCCGAGCAGACTACAAAGCACGTAGCGAAGGTGTTCCTCAGGCGCGCGCAGGCTTGCTACCCAATATTTCAGCAGGCGCAGAGCTGGGTAGTACGCGCACTAGTGTGGACTCCCCGTCTGTGACCTCCAACCGCAACGGCGTGGTCTATCAGGCTAACTTAAGCCAACCGCTGTTCCGGATTGATCGCTGGTTCCAACTACAAGCCGCTGAAGCCGTGAATGAGCAGGCCGCTCTTGAACTGTCTGCCACCGAGCAAAACCTGATCCTGCAAAGTGCCGATGCCTATTTCTCTGTGCTGCGAGCCCAGGACAACCTGGCTTCCACCAAAGCTGAAGAGGCGGCGTTCAAGCGCCAACTGGATCAAGCCAATGAGCGCTTCGATGTGGGCCTTTCTGACAAAACCGACGTACTTGAATCGCAAGCGGGTTACGACACCGCCCGGGCCAATCGCATCATTGCGCAGCGCCAGGTAGAGGACGCTTTCCAGGCTCTGGTCACCCTGACCAACCGCGAATACAGCGGCCTTGAGGGGATTGTTCACAGTCTGCCGATTCTGGCGCCGACACCCAATGACGCCAAAGCCTGGGTCGACACCGCTGCGGCACAGAACCTTAATCTACTGGCCAGCAACTACGCCGTGGATGCCGCTCAGGAAACCCTACGCCAGCGTAAGTCTGGGCATGCGCCGACACTGGACGCCGTTGCCAGCTATCGCAAGGGCGATAACGACAACATGGGCTTCACCAACTCTGGCGCGCCCGCCGCACCACCTTACAGCGGTGACGTTGAGCAAAGCAGCATTGGCGTGCAGTTGAATATCCCCCTGTACAGCGGCGGCCTGACTTCAAGCCAAGTGCGCGAGTCGTACCAACGCCTGGATCAAACCGAGCAGCTGCGCGAGAGCCTGCGCCGTCAGGTGGTGCAAAACACACGTAACCTGCATCGCGCAGTCAACACCGACGTGGAAACCGTACAGGCGCGTAAGCAGTCAATCATCTCCAACCAAAGCGCCCTTGAAGCCACTGAAATCGGCTACCAAGTCGGAACCCGCAACATCGTTGATGTTCTCGACGCTCAACGCCAGCTTTACAGCGCTGTGCGCAACTACAACAACGCCCGCTATGACTACATCCTCAACAACCTGCGCCTGAAGCAGGCCGCTGGGACGCTAAGCCCGGATGACCTCAAAGCGCTGGAGCAGTACCTGAAGTCAGATTACAACCCAGACAAGGACTTCCTGCCGCCAGACCTGGCCAAAGCAGCTGAAGCCCAGCTGCGGGGCAAAGCACCGTATTGA
- the parE gene encoding DNA topoisomerase IV subunit B, translated as MAQQNAYNADAIEVLSGLDPVRKRPGMYTDTTRPNHLAQEVIDNSVDEALAGHARSIQVILHEDNSLEVIDDGRGMPVDIHPEEGVPGVELILTKLHAGGKFSNKNYQFSGGLHGVGISVVNALSTKVVVTVKRDGSEYQMSFADGFKASDLEVVGSVGKRNTGTSVHFWPDAKYFDSFKFSVSRLKHVLKAKAVLCPGLSVTFVDKASGERIEWLYEDGLRSYLQDAVSEYLRLPDEPFCGSLAGEKEAVDWALLWLPEGGESVQESYVNLIPTAQGGTHVNGLRQGLLDAMREFCEFRNLLPRGLKLAPEDVWERIAFVLSMKMQDAQFSGQTKERLSSREAAAFVSGVVKDAFSLWLNANPETGLALAELAISNAGRRLKAGKKVERKKITQGPALPGKLADCAGQEPMRCELFLVEGDSAGGSAKQARDKEFQAILPLRGKILNTWEVDGGEVLASQEVHNIAVAVGLDPGSSDLSQLRYGKICILADADSDGLHIATLLCALFVQHFRPLVDAGHVYVAMPPLYRIDCGKEIFYALDEAERDGILDRLQAEKRRGKPQVTRFKGLGEMNPPQLRETTMDPNTRRLVQLTLDDFDSAREIMDMLLAKKRAGDRKSWLESKGNLAEVLL; from the coding sequence ATGGCCCAGCAGAACGCTTACAACGCAGACGCCATCGAAGTTCTTTCCGGCCTTGATCCGGTGCGCAAGCGCCCGGGTATGTATACCGACACGACCCGCCCGAACCATCTGGCGCAGGAAGTGATCGACAACAGTGTCGACGAAGCCCTGGCCGGGCATGCTCGTTCCATTCAGGTGATCCTGCACGAGGATAATTCGCTTGAGGTCATCGACGATGGCCGAGGCATGCCGGTGGATATCCACCCGGAAGAAGGGGTGCCAGGTGTAGAGCTGATCCTCACTAAACTGCACGCCGGCGGTAAGTTTTCCAACAAGAACTACCAGTTCTCCGGCGGCTTACACGGCGTCGGTATCTCTGTGGTCAACGCGCTGTCGACCAAGGTTGTGGTCACGGTTAAGCGTGATGGCAGCGAATACCAGATGAGCTTCGCGGATGGTTTCAAAGCGAGCGATCTGGAAGTGGTCGGCTCAGTGGGTAAGCGCAACACCGGTACCAGCGTGCATTTCTGGCCGGATGCTAAATACTTCGACTCGTTCAAATTCTCTGTCAGCCGCCTCAAGCATGTGCTCAAAGCCAAGGCTGTTCTGTGCCCAGGCCTTTCCGTCACGTTTGTCGACAAAGCCAGCGGTGAGCGCATCGAGTGGCTGTATGAAGACGGCTTGCGTTCTTACTTGCAGGACGCCGTCAGCGAGTACCTGCGTCTGCCGGATGAGCCCTTCTGTGGCTCGCTGGCTGGGGAAAAAGAGGCGGTGGATTGGGCCCTGTTGTGGCTGCCTGAAGGGGGGGAATCGGTTCAGGAAAGTTACGTTAACCTGATCCCCACCGCCCAGGGCGGTACCCACGTCAATGGTCTGCGCCAGGGCTTGCTGGATGCTATGCGCGAGTTCTGCGAGTTCCGCAACCTGCTGCCGCGTGGTTTGAAGCTGGCTCCGGAGGATGTCTGGGAGCGCATCGCTTTTGTTCTCTCAATGAAAATGCAGGATGCCCAGTTCTCTGGCCAGACCAAAGAACGTTTGTCTTCCCGTGAGGCGGCTGCATTTGTTTCCGGCGTGGTTAAGGATGCGTTCAGCCTATGGCTCAACGCAAACCCTGAAACCGGCCTGGCCTTGGCAGAGCTGGCGATCAGCAACGCCGGTCGCCGTCTAAAGGCGGGCAAAAAGGTCGAGCGCAAGAAAATCACTCAAGGCCCAGCGCTGCCAGGCAAGTTGGCTGACTGTGCCGGTCAGGAGCCTATGCGCTGCGAGCTGTTCCTGGTGGAGGGTGACTCTGCGGGTGGCTCTGCCAAACAGGCGCGGGATAAAGAGTTCCAGGCCATCTTGCCGCTGCGCGGGAAGATTCTGAATACCTGGGAAGTCGACGGCGGCGAAGTGCTGGCCAGCCAGGAAGTACACAACATTGCTGTGGCCGTTGGCCTTGATCCGGGATCGAGCGATCTAAGTCAGTTGCGCTACGGCAAAATTTGTATTCTGGCGGATGCTGACTCCGACGGTTTGCACATCGCCACTTTGCTCTGCGCGTTGTTTGTGCAGCACTTCCGTCCGCTGGTGGATGCTGGTCACGTCTACGTGGCGATGCCGCCGCTGTACCGGATCGACTGCGGCAAAGAAATTTTCTATGCGTTGGACGAAGCAGAGCGCGACGGCATTCTCGACCGTCTGCAAGCTGAAAAGCGTCGGGGCAAGCCGCAAGTCACTCGATTCAAAGGTTTGGGTGAAATGAACCCGCCACAACTGCGTGAAACTACCATGGACCCGAACACCCGACGTCTGGTGCAGTTGACTCTGGATGACTTTGACAGCGCACGCGAGATCATGGACATGCTGCTGGCGAAGAAACGTGCCGGTGACCGTAAGTCTTGGCTGGAGTCCAAAGGCAACTTGGCCGAGGTCCTGCTCTGA
- a CDS encoding RsiV family protein, translating to MQLVKIAYLISFSLLLAACQSIGTRHTDIKYTRHATEEVKAGCQGEQCPLVNIDTLNFPSEPNLNALIEKRLLEMTRLTPDQQLAPTLADYTREYLRDAPDRNSTYLQAKVREQHDGLVVIEFATYLDTGGAHGMPGRGFINYSIDEDRALTLADMLIPGQEDAFWNAVKVAHNSWLIHSRMDRDPEFVKNWPFVRSPNVAFLKAGALVKYDVYAIAPYSMGHIELLIPYKRLTGILKPEKFPAQAE from the coding sequence ATGCAGCTCGTAAAAATAGCCTACCTGATCAGTTTTTCACTGCTCCTTGCTGCTTGCCAGAGTATTGGCACACGGCACACAGACATCAAATACACCCGCCATGCAACAGAAGAGGTTAAAGCGGGCTGTCAGGGCGAGCAGTGCCCACTGGTCAATATCGACACGCTGAATTTCCCGAGCGAGCCGAACCTCAACGCCTTAATTGAAAAGCGTCTGCTGGAAATGACTCGTCTCACACCCGACCAACAGTTGGCCCCTACATTGGCAGACTACACCCGTGAGTACCTGCGTGACGCCCCAGACCGCAACAGCACTTACTTGCAAGCCAAAGTACGCGAGCAACATGACGGCTTGGTGGTCATTGAGTTTGCGACGTATCTGGATACCGGTGGCGCCCATGGTATGCCGGGGCGTGGCTTCATTAACTACTCAATTGATGAGGACAGAGCACTGACCCTGGCGGACATGCTCATTCCCGGCCAGGAGGATGCGTTCTGGAATGCGGTGAAAGTGGCCCACAACAGCTGGCTGATCCATTCGCGCATGGACCGCGACCCGGAATTTGTTAAGAACTGGCCTTTCGTACGCTCGCCTAACGTGGCCTTCCTCAAGGCTGGCGCGCTGGTTAAATACGATGTCTACGCCATTGCTCCCTACTCAATGGGCCACATTGAGCTGCTGATTCCCTATAAGCGTCTGACTGGCATCCTCAAACCTGAGAAGTTTCCCGCTCAGGCTGAGTAA
- a CDS encoding esterase-like activity of phytase family protein, with product MQRLIAVGLLLCAQSLSAATEETGPQPVDESLKLLEERPVEGMVGGNLSGLAWCNGALWGVSDRDDQQLYRLQEHEGIWKAEAEPFVAPPAPDVGLPWGMRTSAKLAGLARGGELDFEGITCDNAGNRYLVSESTLSVLHLPPAADPQWLELPAEMIRQARASGMLLQFNSLFEGIAVDPAGARLYLAAERKRRGVLVLHKQQKNWRCVESCVLFSEGGGVRGPEQLGSTQDEPKDFSDLSFYDGKLFTLERQTYEICRRSTADGQAERCWSFADEALTESRRYSPTHGMAEALWVDEKGAWIGVDNGNYTRADGESRPVIWRFAAPAEGWSSAP from the coding sequence ATGCAGAGACTGATCGCTGTCGGTCTGCTGCTGTGTGCCCAAAGCTTGTCTGCCGCCACAGAGGAGACCGGTCCGCAACCGGTGGATGAAAGCCTTAAGCTGCTCGAAGAGCGTCCTGTTGAAGGAATGGTCGGCGGCAATCTGTCTGGTCTGGCTTGGTGTAACGGCGCGCTCTGGGGGGTATCCGACCGGGATGACCAACAGCTATACCGTTTACAAGAGCATGAGGGCATCTGGAAGGCAGAAGCTGAGCCGTTTGTGGCGCCGCCCGCACCGGATGTTGGTTTACCTTGGGGTATGCGCACCAGCGCTAAGCTGGCTGGATTGGCCCGGGGTGGCGAGCTGGACTTCGAAGGGATCACTTGCGACAACGCAGGCAATCGCTATTTGGTCAGTGAGTCCACCCTGAGTGTATTGCACCTGCCGCCTGCGGCCGACCCTCAATGGCTCGAACTGCCTGCGGAGATGATCCGTCAGGCACGTGCCAGTGGGATGCTTTTGCAGTTCAACTCACTGTTCGAAGGGATTGCAGTGGATCCTGCTGGGGCGCGTTTGTATCTGGCTGCCGAGCGTAAGCGCCGTGGCGTACTGGTGTTGCATAAGCAGCAGAAGAATTGGCGCTGTGTTGAAAGTTGCGTGTTGTTCAGCGAGGGCGGTGGTGTTCGTGGCCCAGAGCAGTTGGGCAGTACTCAAGACGAACCTAAGGATTTCTCCGATCTGTCGTTTTATGACGGCAAGCTGTTTACCCTGGAGCGGCAAACCTATGAGATCTGCCGACGCAGTACCGCAGATGGACAGGCGGAGCGCTGCTGGTCATTTGCCGATGAGGCGTTAACTGAGTCGCGTCGCTACTCACCGACACACGGGATGGCGGAGGCGCTTTGGGTGGATGAAAAGGGGGCCTGGATTGGGGTGGATAACGGTAACTACACCCGCGCAGACGGTGAGTCCCGTCCGGTAATCTGGCGCTTTGCTGCTCCGGCAGAAGGTTGGAGTAGCGCTCCTTGA
- a CDS encoding YqiA/YcfP family alpha/beta fold hydrolase → MTASILYIHGFNSAPASRKATQLSQAMAQMGLENNLRVPALHHHPRQAIAQLQALIEELGQPLLVGSSLGGYYATYLAQRHGLSALLINPAVRPHLLFDGYLGPQTNLYTGETWELTADHVAALAELDVAEPVDSDRYQVWLQTADETLDYRHAERYYQHCALRIQAGGDHSFQGFAERLPMLFAFAGIPRAEWQDIDFSVFN, encoded by the coding sequence ATGACAGCATCCATTCTTTATATACACGGTTTTAACAGCGCTCCGGCATCGCGCAAGGCCACACAACTGAGCCAAGCTATGGCGCAGATGGGGCTGGAGAACAACCTGCGGGTTCCCGCCCTGCATCACCATCCCCGGCAGGCCATTGCCCAGTTACAGGCATTGATTGAGGAACTGGGCCAGCCTTTGCTGGTGGGCAGTTCCTTGGGCGGCTACTATGCGACCTATCTGGCGCAGCGTCATGGTTTGTCAGCCCTGCTGATCAACCCTGCAGTTCGCCCGCATTTGCTGTTTGATGGTTATCTTGGTCCGCAAACCAATCTGTATACCGGTGAAACCTGGGAGCTGACGGCTGATCATGTCGCCGCGCTGGCTGAGCTTGATGTAGCGGAGCCGGTAGATTCAGATCGCTATCAGGTGTGGTTGCAGACGGCGGATGAAACGCTGGACTATCGCCATGCCGAGCGCTATTACCAGCACTGTGCGCTACGTATTCAGGCCGGCGGCGACCATAGCTTTCAGGGCTTTGCCGAACGCTTGCCAATGTTATTTGCTTTTGCCGGTATCCCTCGCGCTGAGTGGCAGGATATCGACTTTTCCGTTTTCAATTGA